A single region of the Solwaraspora sp. WMMD791 genome encodes:
- a CDS encoding heme ABC transporter ATP-binding protein, whose translation MTRPLRRDLGMTRPLRLLGRRRPPRMPAGHPVGTPLIEVDGLRVRLGGRTVLDEVGLVVHTGEVVALVGPNGAGKSTLLAVVGGDVSPTAGAVRVDGAALSAWTPVELALRRAVLTQRSVLSFPFTVAEVVRMGRAPWAGSAAEADDDEIVDDCLRATDVAQFAGRTFTSLSGGEQARAALARVLAQRAAALLLDEPTAALDLHHQELVLRIARQRAAAGDAVMVVLHDLGLAGAYADRIALLSTGRLRAVGPPAEVLTGDLLSEVYRHDIEVLTHPGTGLPLVVPRRQGLTVDNWKEPPR comes from the coding sequence ATGACCCGGCCGCTGCGCCGCGACCTGGGGATGACCCGGCCGCTGCGGCTGCTCGGCCGCCGCCGGCCACCGAGGATGCCCGCCGGGCACCCGGTCGGCACCCCGCTGATCGAGGTCGACGGGCTGCGAGTGCGACTCGGCGGCCGTACGGTCCTCGACGAAGTCGGCCTCGTCGTCCACACTGGCGAGGTGGTCGCCCTCGTCGGTCCCAACGGCGCCGGCAAGTCGACCCTGCTCGCCGTCGTCGGCGGTGACGTGTCGCCGACCGCCGGAGCGGTCCGCGTCGACGGAGCCGCACTGAGCGCCTGGACACCGGTCGAGCTGGCGTTGCGGCGGGCGGTGCTGACCCAACGGAGCGTCCTGTCGTTCCCGTTCACCGTCGCCGAGGTGGTCCGGATGGGCCGGGCACCGTGGGCGGGGTCGGCTGCCGAGGCCGACGACGACGAGATCGTCGACGACTGTCTGCGGGCCACCGACGTGGCGCAGTTCGCCGGCCGTACCTTCACCTCGCTCTCCGGCGGGGAGCAGGCCCGCGCCGCGCTGGCCCGGGTGCTCGCCCAGCGCGCGGCCGCGCTGCTGCTCGACGAGCCGACCGCCGCGCTCGACCTGCACCATCAGGAGCTGGTGCTGCGGATCGCCCGGCAGCGGGCCGCCGCCGGTGACGCGGTCATGGTGGTGCTGCACGACCTCGGCCTGGCCGGTGCCTACGCGGACCGGATCGCGCTGTTGTCGACCGGCCGGCTGCGGGCCGTCGGACCACCGGCCGAGGTCCTCACCGGCGACCTGCTCAGCGAGGTGTACCGGCACGACATCGAGGTGCTGACGCACCCTGGGACCGGGCTACCGCTGGTCGTCCCGAGACGGCAGGGCCTGACCGTCGACAACTGGAAGGAACCCCCACGATGA
- a CDS encoding LCP family protein, with product MSAPGAATSAPSSPPTAQSSLPRRRTPIWAVLTVVVGSLLLATSAAALVASRVLVERYTGEIQQQDLLAGAARLPEQDEEPGEALDGPVTMLLLGVDERGSRPGEMRSDTIIILHIPDTHDQAYLISVPRDTWVEVPAFAPSDHPGGESKITDAFYAGSRNGAGRAGGAQLVALTLKELTGIEFDGAAIIDFGGFRDVIDALGGVEMCVDQRVMSQHMRLVDGMPTWLAEAREMGGGEELWHEVGCKRMAGWEALDYSRQRYGLPNGDYDRQRHQRQLIKAMVQEASSTGVLTDLARIDRVITAAGKAFVLDTGGIPIADFVFTLRGVTANDLIMVKTNGGEFNPAGFSSTAAERLTPESLEMFDAVRAGTLDEYLLANPDAVQQD from the coding sequence ATGTCGGCACCGGGCGCAGCCACCAGCGCACCGAGCAGCCCCCCGACCGCGCAATCGTCGCTACCGCGACGGCGTACCCCGATCTGGGCGGTGCTGACCGTGGTCGTCGGCAGCCTGCTGCTGGCGACCAGCGCCGCCGCCCTGGTCGCCAGCAGGGTCCTCGTCGAGCGCTACACCGGCGAGATCCAGCAGCAGGACCTGCTGGCCGGCGCGGCACGGCTACCGGAGCAGGACGAGGAGCCGGGCGAAGCGCTGGACGGACCGGTCACGATGCTGCTGCTCGGCGTCGACGAGCGGGGCAGCCGCCCCGGCGAGATGCGCTCCGACACCATCATCATCCTGCACATCCCGGACACCCACGACCAGGCGTACCTGATCTCGGTGCCCCGGGACACCTGGGTCGAGGTGCCGGCGTTCGCGCCGAGCGACCACCCCGGCGGCGAGTCGAAGATCACCGACGCCTTCTACGCCGGATCCCGCAACGGTGCCGGCCGGGCCGGTGGGGCCCAACTCGTCGCACTCACCCTCAAGGAGCTCACCGGTATCGAGTTCGACGGCGCGGCGATCATCGACTTCGGCGGCTTCCGCGACGTGATCGACGCGCTCGGTGGCGTCGAGATGTGCGTCGACCAACGGGTCATGTCGCAACACATGCGGCTGGTCGACGGCATGCCGACGTGGCTGGCCGAGGCCCGTGAGATGGGCGGCGGCGAGGAGCTCTGGCACGAGGTGGGCTGCAAGCGGATGGCCGGCTGGGAGGCCCTCGACTACTCCCGCCAGCGGTACGGCCTGCCCAACGGCGACTACGACCGGCAACGCCACCAGCGACAGCTGATCAAGGCCATGGTGCAGGAGGCCAGCAGCACCGGCGTACTGACCGACCTGGCCAGGATCGACCGGGTGATCACGGCGGCGGGCAAGGCCTTCGTCCTCGACACCGGCGGGATCCCGATCGCGGATTTCGTGTTCACCCTGCGCGGCGTCACCGCCAATGACCTGATCATGGTGAAGACCAACGGCGGCGAGTTCAACCCGGCCGGATTCAGCAGTACGGCGGCCGAACGGCTCACCCCGGAGAGCCTGGAGATGTTCGACGCCGTCCGCGCCGGCACCCTCGACGAATACCTGCTGGCCAATCCCGACGCCGTCCAGCAGGACTGA
- a CDS encoding GlsB/YeaQ/YmgE family stress response membrane protein yields MEISGIFSALIIGLVIGALGRLVIPGKQDLKIWVTLLIGVVAALLGTLVASVIGVADTRGIDWIELALQVGLAAAGVAVISGASARRKS; encoded by the coding sequence ATGGAAATCAGCGGCATCTTCTCGGCACTGATCATCGGACTCGTCATCGGGGCGCTCGGGCGGCTGGTGATTCCCGGCAAGCAGGATCTGAAGATCTGGGTGACGCTGCTGATCGGGGTGGTGGCAGCCCTGCTCGGCACCCTGGTCGCGAGTGTGATCGGGGTGGCCGACACCCGGGGGATCGACTGGATCGAGCTGGCGCTGCAGGTCGGCCTCGCCGCCGCCGGTGTGGCGGTCATCTCCGGCGCCAGCGCCCGCCGCAAGTCCTGA
- a CDS encoding PQQ-dependent sugar dehydrogenase has translation MNMRMPRYLGSAVSRAGTALVATSLLMLTPAAGHAAPYTDPLAAPYTDPLAAPLAVPLEQLTVTTTQVAFGLQRPTAMIAPDDDSGRLFITEKTGRVRVYHPDTGLAAAPLLDIGDRVDVSGNERGLLGIATSPDFATDPVIYLAYTALPDGAVTLARIALDDPGQQPVPVDEAEVVLVQPHAEFANHNGGQLAFGTDGYLYWSIGDGGGADDVLGTGQDLGTLLGKILRIDVSARCGELAYCVPADNPFVGDADARDEIWAYGLRNPWRFSVDPADGSLWIADVGQGTYEEVNHLRGQPGANLGWSCREGPVEFDPQRCDPTAEYVDPVFHYQTSVGGCAVIGGHVYRGSASADIAAGTYLATDYCSAAAYAVRPRADGGYDTAVIGELPIQPTSIGVAADGEFYLVNDLPGQLHRISFGAQEPEPGCQVGYRVDSDWGAGFTTSVTVVNTGDEPVDGWSVSWTFADDQRVAVAWNTVATQDGPAVTATNAAWNGTIPPGGRVAFGFLGASGTGGGAGRTPTDFTLNGAPCAPVPAPAG, from the coding sequence ATGAATATGAGAATGCCTCGATATCTCGGGTCGGCGGTCAGCCGCGCGGGCACGGCCCTCGTCGCGACGTCGCTGCTGATGCTGACCCCCGCCGCCGGCCACGCGGCGCCGTACACCGATCCGCTGGCGGCGCCGTACACCGATCCGCTGGCGGCCCCGCTGGCCGTACCGCTCGAGCAGCTCACGGTGACCACCACCCAGGTCGCCTTCGGACTGCAACGGCCGACCGCGATGATCGCGCCCGACGACGACAGCGGCCGACTCTTCATCACTGAGAAGACCGGTCGGGTGCGGGTCTACCATCCGGACACCGGTCTCGCCGCCGCACCGCTACTCGACATCGGCGACCGGGTCGACGTCAGCGGTAACGAGCGTGGCCTGCTCGGCATCGCCACGTCACCGGACTTCGCCACCGACCCGGTGATCTATCTGGCGTACACGGCGTTGCCCGACGGGGCGGTCACCCTGGCGCGGATCGCCCTCGACGACCCCGGCCAACAGCCGGTGCCGGTCGACGAGGCGGAGGTCGTCCTGGTCCAGCCGCACGCCGAGTTCGCCAACCACAACGGCGGCCAGCTGGCGTTCGGCACCGACGGCTACCTCTACTGGAGCATCGGTGACGGCGGCGGCGCCGACGACGTGCTCGGCACCGGGCAGGACCTCGGCACCCTGCTCGGCAAGATCCTGCGGATCGACGTCTCGGCCCGCTGCGGCGAGCTGGCGTACTGCGTACCGGCTGACAACCCGTTCGTCGGCGACGCCGACGCCCGCGACGAGATCTGGGCGTACGGGCTGCGCAACCCCTGGCGCTTCTCGGTCGACCCGGCCGACGGCTCGCTGTGGATCGCCGACGTCGGCCAGGGCACCTACGAGGAGGTGAACCACCTGCGGGGACAGCCCGGGGCCAACCTCGGCTGGTCCTGCCGGGAGGGCCCGGTCGAGTTCGATCCGCAGCGCTGTGACCCGACCGCCGAGTACGTCGACCCGGTGTTCCACTACCAGACCTCGGTCGGTGGCTGCGCGGTGATCGGCGGCCACGTCTACCGGGGCAGCGCGTCGGCCGACATCGCCGCCGGTACCTACCTGGCCACCGACTACTGCTCCGCGGCCGCGTACGCGGTCCGACCGAGGGCCGACGGCGGGTACGACACGGCGGTCATCGGCGAGCTGCCGATCCAACCCACCTCGATCGGGGTGGCCGCCGACGGCGAGTTCTACCTGGTCAACGACCTGCCGGGGCAGCTGCACCGGATCTCGTTCGGTGCCCAGGAGCCGGAGCCCGGCTGCCAGGTCGGGTACCGGGTGGACAGCGACTGGGGTGCGGGCTTCACCACCTCGGTCACGGTCGTCAACACCGGCGACGAGCCGGTCGACGGCTGGTCGGTGAGCTGGACCTTCGCCGACGACCAGCGGGTCGCGGTCGCCTGGAACACGGTGGCGACGCAGGACGGCCCGGCGGTGACCGCGACGAACGCCGCCTGGAACGGGACGATCCCACCCGGCGGCAGGGTCGCCTTCGGGTTCCTCGGTGCCAGCGGCACCGGCGGTGGTGCCGGCCGTACCCCGACCGACTTCACGCTCAACGGCGCGCCCTGCGCGCCGGTGCCGGCACCCGCCGGCTGA
- a CDS encoding DUF2470 domain-containing protein yields MSAAHGQRADQPQDQPADRPQDRSADPFTPDVVAQIAHHMNDDHAADSLLICRSLGGAPAASAARMTGLDADGIDFAATVDEVEVPLRVPFAHRLTERAQVRREVVRMYQEACARLGVPARPAES; encoded by the coding sequence GTGAGCGCGGCGCACGGCCAGCGGGCCGACCAGCCCCAGGACCAGCCGGCCGACCGACCGCAGGACCGGTCCGCCGATCCGTTCACCCCTGATGTCGTCGCCCAGATCGCGCACCATATGAACGACGACCATGCGGCGGACTCGCTGCTGATCTGCCGTTCGCTCGGCGGCGCGCCGGCCGCCAGCGCGGCCCGGATGACCGGGCTGGACGCCGACGGGATCGACTTCGCCGCCACCGTCGACGAGGTCGAGGTCCCGCTGCGGGTGCCGTTCGCCCACCGGTTGACCGAGCGGGCGCAGGTCCGTCGGGAGGTGGTCCGGATGTACCAGGAGGCGTGCGCCCGGTTGGGAGTCCCAGCCCGCCCCGCAGAGTCCTGA
- a CDS encoding tetratricopeptide repeat protein: MEPATPDPIQIAELVIAWSGGIIAAFALLVTALTVVFVLAGFVGVRELRTIRRTGARARLELDRQRVVAQEIVAQADRAILQAETLSGQTDTLVGRVETAVTRAERQSEQVHLLIEDMQSRLSDFDHRLTTQVEVSYLFNLGEAAYWEGYYEKAVECLRRAVELDPRNPRVRYRLGRSLTNLGEDAAAEEELTTAMAYKLPADATERALALLHRYAHPDRALAYARSATKHGPDDAQNWNCLGLLLRDNGDFTAARDAHQQANRLDHELVATPFFLALLAAQAQALPHARDRSAEAINRLDSSERRAKIKPMWTSLIRWTDEVLRGNYAEADLHAAVLYQTCQSTRRAREICDHMDFLLRALAREEHRERYLGAIERTWLTGRVG; the protein is encoded by the coding sequence ATGGAGCCGGCCACCCCCGACCCGATCCAGATCGCCGAACTGGTCATCGCCTGGTCCGGTGGGATAATTGCGGCTTTTGCACTACTGGTCACCGCGTTGACAGTCGTCTTCGTCCTGGCGGGTTTCGTCGGAGTCCGGGAACTGCGCACCATCCGGCGTACCGGGGCCCGCGCCCGGCTCGAGCTGGACCGGCAACGGGTCGTCGCCCAGGAGATCGTCGCCCAGGCCGACCGGGCGATCCTGCAGGCCGAGACGCTGTCCGGGCAGACCGACACGCTGGTCGGCCGGGTAGAGACCGCCGTCACCCGCGCCGAACGTCAGTCCGAGCAGGTCCACCTGCTGATCGAGGACATGCAGTCGCGGCTGAGCGACTTCGATCACCGGCTGACCACCCAGGTCGAGGTCTCCTACCTGTTCAACCTCGGTGAGGCCGCCTACTGGGAGGGCTACTACGAGAAGGCGGTGGAATGCCTGCGCCGGGCGGTGGAGCTCGACCCGCGCAACCCACGGGTGCGCTACCGGCTGGGCCGGTCACTGACCAACCTCGGCGAGGACGCCGCCGCCGAGGAGGAGCTCACCACGGCGATGGCGTACAAACTGCCGGCGGACGCGACCGAGCGGGCCCTGGCCCTGCTGCACCGCTACGCCCACCCCGACCGGGCACTCGCGTACGCGCGCAGCGCCACCAAGCACGGCCCCGACGACGCCCAGAACTGGAACTGCCTCGGTCTGCTGCTGCGCGACAACGGTGACTTCACCGCCGCCCGCGACGCCCACCAGCAGGCCAACCGGCTGGACCACGAACTGGTCGCGACGCCGTTCTTCCTCGCCCTGCTCGCCGCCCAGGCGCAGGCGCTGCCGCACGCCCGGGACCGCTCGGCGGAGGCGATCAACCGGCTCGACTCCAGTGAGCGCCGGGCGAAGATCAAGCCGATGTGGACCTCGTTGATCCGCTGGACCGACGAGGTGCTGCGGGGCAACTACGCCGAGGCCGACCTGCACGCGGCAGTGCTCTACCAGACCTGCCAGTCGACCCGCCGGGCCCGGGAGATCTGCGACCACATGGACTTCCTGCTGCGGGCCCTGGCCCGGGAGGAACACCGCGAACGCTACCTCGGCGCCATCGAGCGCACCTGGCTGACCGGCCGCGTCGGCTGA
- a CDS encoding iron ABC transporter permease — MTASALAARRPLLLTGLVGALLAVGVVAAGTGQVQIAPAEVLASVLHRLGLEVGALPTAPHGENALWIVRFPRVVLAAIVGAALGCAGAVMQGVFGNPLAEPGVIGVSAGAAVGAALAIVTGVTALGGWTLAAAAFAGGLATTYLVYALSRADGRTEVVTLVLTGIAVNAVAGAIIGLLMFVTDAAGVQAIAFWNLGSLAQANWNAVAVTLPCLIVGLAAAFTSAGKLDLLALGERSARHLGVDVERLRVRLIVVTALLGAAAVAFTGVISFIGLVVPHLVRMVAGPGHRVLLPASALGGAIVVIAADLAARTVVEYQELPLGVLTAVVGGPAFFWLLRRTRRRAGGWG; from the coding sequence GTGACCGCCTCCGCGCTCGCGGCCCGCCGGCCGCTGCTGCTCACCGGGCTCGTCGGCGCGCTGCTGGCGGTCGGGGTGGTCGCCGCCGGCACCGGTCAGGTGCAGATCGCCCCGGCCGAGGTGCTCGCCTCGGTGCTGCACCGGCTCGGCCTGGAGGTCGGCGCGCTGCCGACCGCCCCGCACGGCGAGAACGCGCTGTGGATCGTCCGCTTCCCCCGGGTCGTGCTGGCTGCGATCGTCGGCGCCGCCCTCGGCTGCGCCGGCGCCGTCATGCAGGGCGTCTTCGGCAACCCGCTGGCCGAACCCGGCGTCATCGGGGTCTCCGCCGGAGCCGCCGTCGGTGCCGCGCTGGCCATCGTCACCGGGGTCACCGCCCTCGGTGGCTGGACCCTGGCCGCCGCCGCGTTCGCCGGCGGGCTGGCCACCACCTACCTGGTCTACGCGCTGTCCCGGGCCGACGGTCGCACCGAGGTGGTCACCCTGGTGCTGACCGGGATCGCGGTCAACGCGGTCGCCGGAGCGATCATCGGCCTGCTGATGTTCGTCACCGATGCCGCCGGGGTGCAGGCGATCGCCTTCTGGAACCTCGGCAGCCTGGCCCAGGCCAACTGGAACGCCGTCGCGGTCACCCTGCCCTGCCTGATCGTCGGGCTGGCCGCCGCGTTCACCTCGGCCGGCAAACTGGACCTGCTCGCCCTCGGCGAACGCTCCGCCCGGCACCTCGGCGTCGACGTGGAGCGGCTGCGGGTACGGCTGATCGTGGTGACCGCGCTGCTCGGTGCCGCCGCCGTCGCCTTCACCGGCGTGATCAGCTTCATCGGCCTGGTGGTGCCGCACCTGGTCCGGATGGTCGCCGGTCCCGGCCACCGGGTGCTGCTGCCGGCCAGCGCGCTCGGCGGCGCGATCGTGGTGATCGCCGCCGACCTGGCCGCCCGTACCGTCGTCGAATACCAGGAGCTGCCACTCGGGGTGCTCACCGCCGTGGTCGGCGGCCCGGCCTTCTTCTGGCTGCTGCGCCGGACCCGCCGCCGCGCCGGAGGCTGGGGATGA
- a CDS encoding ABC transporter substrate-binding protein, whose amino-acid sequence MTARRTRPGAPHRIRPAPGAPRRTRPGRLAALLAAALLANGVAACATADADPTGTAASCGPVTATVADADVTPLDPAPTPVLPVTVTDAAGDRVTVTDASRILAVNLYGSIAEIVFSLGLGDRVVGRDTSTDFPAAADLPVVTPGGHDLSTEAIMALDPSVVLLDDSIGPPEVLDQLRTAGIPVVRIGDEQSLAAVPVHIREVAAALGVADAGETLVARVDGEIAAARDGVAPDADRPRVAFLYLRGTAGVYLMGGKGAGSDAMIDAAGGEDAGTAIGLERFRPLTSEGLINAAPDVILVMTKGLESVGGVDGLVAMPGVAQTPAGQQRRVVDMDDTVLLNFGTRTGKAIQALARAIHECR is encoded by the coding sequence GTGACCGCCCGCCGGACCCGACCGGGCGCACCGCACCGGATCCGGCCCGCGCCGGGCGCACCGCGCCGGACCCGACCGGGCCGGCTGGCCGCCCTGCTCGCCGCCGCCCTGCTCGCCAACGGTGTCGCCGCCTGCGCCACGGCCGACGCCGACCCGACCGGCACCGCCGCCAGCTGTGGCCCGGTCACCGCGACCGTCGCCGACGCCGACGTGACCCCGCTGGACCCGGCCCCCACGCCGGTGCTGCCGGTCACCGTCACCGACGCCGCCGGCGACCGGGTCACCGTCACCGACGCCAGCCGGATCCTGGCCGTCAACCTGTACGGCTCCATCGCCGAGATCGTCTTCAGCCTCGGCCTCGGTGACCGGGTCGTCGGACGGGACACCTCCACCGACTTCCCGGCCGCCGCCGACCTGCCGGTGGTCACCCCCGGCGGGCACGACCTGTCCACCGAGGCGATCATGGCGCTGGACCCGAGCGTGGTGCTGCTCGACGACAGCATCGGCCCGCCCGAGGTGCTCGACCAGCTGCGGACCGCCGGCATCCCGGTGGTCCGCATCGGCGACGAGCAGAGCCTGGCCGCCGTACCGGTGCACATCCGCGAGGTCGCCGCCGCCCTCGGCGTCGCCGACGCCGGTGAGACGCTCGTCGCCCGGGTCGACGGCGAGATCGCCGCCGCCCGCGACGGCGTGGCCCCCGACGCCGACCGTCCCCGGGTCGCCTTCCTCTACCTGCGCGGCACCGCCGGGGTGTACCTGATGGGCGGCAAGGGCGCCGGCTCCGACGCGATGATCGACGCCGCCGGAGGCGAGGACGCCGGCACCGCCATCGGGCTGGAACGGTTCCGGCCGCTGACCAGCGAAGGCCTGATCAACGCCGCGCCGGACGTCATCCTGGTGATGACCAAGGGCCTCGAATCCGTCGGCGGTGTGGACGGCCTGGTCGCCATGCCCGGCGTCGCCCAGACCCCGGCCGGCCAGCAGCGACGGGTCGTCGACATGGACGACACCGTGCTGCTCAACTTCGGCACCCGCACCGGGAAGGCGATCCAGGCCCTCGCCCGCGCCATCCACGAATGCCGGTGA
- a CDS encoding response regulator transcription factor gives MPPAADRADPANPAGPAVIRVLIVDDDPLVRAGLSMILGGAAELRIVGEAGDGAEVPAAVAASAPDVVLMDIRMPQVDGLAATETLRARPDAPQVVVLTTFDADEYVLRALRAGASGFLLKDTPPAEIVAAVRRVHAGEPMLSPAVIRRLITHVAGQSADPAAIVGPHAVPATAAGRRWPGPQREPVGRRDRARRLLDQLSPRERDVAVAVGQGRSNAEIAAELFMSVATVKAYVSRLLSRLELNNRVQIALLVHDADLV, from the coding sequence GTGCCGCCGGCGGCCGACCGGGCCGACCCGGCCAACCCGGCCGGGCCGGCTGTGATCCGGGTCCTGATCGTCGACGACGACCCGTTGGTCCGGGCCGGCCTGTCGATGATCCTCGGCGGCGCGGCCGAGTTGCGGATCGTCGGTGAGGCCGGCGACGGCGCCGAGGTGCCGGCGGCGGTCGCCGCCAGCGCGCCGGACGTGGTGCTGATGGACATCCGGATGCCGCAGGTCGACGGGCTCGCCGCCACCGAGACGCTGCGCGCCCGGCCCGACGCGCCCCAGGTGGTGGTACTGACCACGTTCGACGCCGACGAGTACGTACTGCGGGCGTTGCGGGCCGGGGCCAGCGGCTTCCTGCTCAAGGACACCCCGCCGGCAGAGATCGTCGCCGCCGTGCGTCGGGTGCACGCCGGGGAGCCGATGCTCTCCCCGGCGGTCATCCGCCGGCTCATCACCCACGTGGCGGGGCAGTCTGCCGACCCGGCCGCCATCGTCGGGCCGCACGCGGTCCCGGCCACCGCCGCCGGGCGGCGGTGGCCGGGACCGCAGCGGGAACCGGTCGGGCGCCGGGACCGCGCCCGCCGGCTCCTGGACCAGTTGAGCCCACGGGAACGCGACGTCGCCGTCGCGGTCGGTCAGGGCCGGTCCAACGCGGAGATCGCCGCCGAGCTGTTCATGAGCGTCGCGACGGTCAAGGCGTACGTGTCCCGGCTGCTGTCCCGGCTGGAGCTGAACAACCGGGTGCAGATCGCGCTGCTGGTGCACGACGCCGACCTGGTCTGA
- a CDS encoding Crp/Fnr family transcriptional regulator has protein sequence MAAAYPVRVSFTDHISATDWQALQQAGQLVQIRRRQGLFLQDDQSRDVFVLISGAAKVYRTEANGSETMLTVRSTGDLLGDIAALDGTPRSASVSVLSQVTARKLTNEQFLALVEDRGLHVALRRYTNARLRESDEQRVEIASLPVPQRLVRALLRLAKAGPDGPRRAVLDLGISQDGLAQLIGASRNAVVTAISELRRDGLLRTAPRRYELLDVDRLATIGYRARPYDDNGRRQPRPDDDPDHRR, from the coding sequence ATGGCCGCCGCATACCCGGTACGGGTCAGCTTCACCGACCACATCTCCGCCACTGACTGGCAGGCACTGCAGCAGGCCGGTCAGCTCGTGCAGATCCGGCGCAGACAGGGGCTTTTCCTGCAGGACGACCAGAGCCGTGACGTCTTCGTCCTGATCTCCGGTGCGGCCAAGGTGTACCGCACCGAAGCCAACGGCAGCGAGACCATGTTGACCGTACGCTCCACCGGCGATCTGCTGGGCGACATCGCGGCGCTGGACGGAACGCCCCGGTCGGCCAGTGTCTCGGTGCTCAGTCAGGTGACCGCCCGCAAACTCACCAACGAACAGTTTCTCGCTCTGGTCGAGGACCGGGGCCTGCACGTGGCGCTGCGCCGGTACACCAACGCGCGACTGCGCGAGTCCGACGAACAACGAGTGGAGATCGCCTCCCTCCCGGTGCCGCAGCGGCTGGTCCGGGCCCTGTTGCGGCTCGCCAAGGCGGGCCCGGACGGACCTCGCCGGGCCGTACTCGATCTCGGCATCTCCCAGGACGGCCTGGCGCAGTTGATCGGCGCCTCCCGCAACGCGGTGGTCACCGCGATCAGCGAATTGCGTCGCGACGGTCTGCTGCGTACCGCACCGCGCCGCTACGAATTACTCGACGTCGATCGGCTCGCGACCATCGGATACCGCGCCCGGCCGTACGACGACAACGGACGACGACAGCCGCGCCCCGACGACGACCCGGACCACCGCCGCTGA
- a CDS encoding biliverdin-producing heme oxygenase: protein MSDTFSARLRAASWQDHQAAESQRYVSALVAGELPRQRYTDLVAQHYFIYQVLEEAAEAMRDDPVAGGFVDDRLTRLPALEADLAFLLGPDWAGRISPNLATRRYVARMHEICFTFAPAFVAHHYTRYLGDLSGGLYIGRQVARAYDLTPAGGVAFYHFAGIDDARAYKDAYRARLDALPLDVTAEAALVGEVAVAYRHNTAVLAELGHDGDPKPATPTTPESMESAA, encoded by the coding sequence ATGAGCGACACCTTCTCCGCCCGGCTGCGGGCGGCCAGCTGGCAGGACCATCAGGCGGCCGAGTCACAGCGGTACGTCTCGGCGCTGGTCGCCGGGGAGCTGCCCCGCCAGCGCTACACCGACCTGGTCGCCCAGCACTACTTCATCTACCAGGTGCTGGAGGAGGCGGCCGAGGCGATGCGCGACGACCCGGTCGCCGGTGGGTTCGTCGACGACCGGCTGACCCGGTTGCCGGCGCTCGAAGCCGACCTGGCGTTCCTGCTCGGCCCGGACTGGGCGGGCCGGATCAGCCCGAACCTGGCGACCCGGCGCTATGTCGCCCGGATGCACGAGATCTGTTTCACCTTCGCGCCGGCGTTCGTCGCCCACCACTACACCCGCTATCTCGGCGACCTCTCCGGTGGGCTGTACATCGGCCGGCAGGTGGCGCGGGCCTACGACCTGACCCCGGCGGGCGGGGTGGCGTTCTACCACTTCGCCGGCATCGACGACGCCCGCGCGTACAAGGACGCGTACCGGGCCCGGCTGGACGCCCTGCCGTTGGACGTCACGGCGGAGGCCGCCCTGGTCGGCGAGGTCGCAGTGGCGTACCGGCACAACACGGCGGTCCTCGCCGAGCTGGGCCACGACGGCGATCCGAAGCCGGCGACGCCGACGACGCCGGAGTCGATGGAGTCGGCGGCGTGA